GTCAGAAGCGCTATGGCGCGGATATCTACGATATCTACGGCCAGGTGATTGAAGGCCAGGGACGTATGGCCGCGCTGCGTTTTGGTGGTGACGGCGATGAGCTTAAACGCGGCGGTAAGCCACCGGTGAACCATGTCACCATTATCGCTCAGCAGGCACAGCCAGTGACGCTTGATGCGAATGGTGAAGGATCCATCACTCTGCCAATTGGAGACTTTAACGGCGAGCTGCGTCTGATGGCGCAGGCCTGGACGGAAGAGGATTTCGGCAGCAGCGAAAGCAAAGTGATTGTGGCCGCGCCGGTCATTACCGAACTGAATACGCCACGCTTCCTGGCAAGCGGCGATACCTCACGGTTGACGCTGGATCTCACCAACCTGACCGATCGGCCGCAAACGCTCAATGTGTCCTTAACTGCGACCGGCAAGCTGTCGCTGGAAGGGGCGCAGCCGCAGCCTGTCAAACTGCCACCGGGTGCGCGTAGCACGCTGTTTATTCCGGTGCGTGCACTGGACGGTTACGGTGATGGCGAAGTGACGGCGCAGGTAACAGGGCTTCAACTGCCTGGCGAGACTTTCGCTCCGCAGCAGAAGAGCTGGAAAATCGGCGTCCGTCCTGCGTTCCCGGCGCAGACGGTGAATACCGGGGCCATGCTGAACCCGGGTGAGTCCTGGACTGCGCCAGGGCAGCATATCAACGGCTTCTCTCCCGCTACATTGCAGGGACAACTGCTGCTTAGCGGCAAACCGCCGCTTAATCTGGCGCGCTATATCCGTGAGCTGCAGGCATATCCTTATGGCTGTCTTGAACAAACCACCAGTGGCCTGTTCCCGTCGCTCTATACCAACGCGGCACAGCTGAAGGCGCTTGGCATTAAAGGCGACACGGACGACAAGCGTCGTGCTGCCATTGATATTGGCATCTCCCGCCTGCTGCAGATGCAGCGTGACGACGGTGGTTTTGCGCTCTGGGATAAAAACGGTCCGGAAGAGTACTGGCTGACTGCCTATGTCACTGACTTCCTGGTACGTGCCGGTGAGCAAGGCTACAGCGTGCCGACGGATGCGGTCAATAATGCCAATAGCCGACTGCTCCGCTACCTGCAGGATCCGGGCATGATGTCCATCCGCTACAGCGACGATACCCAGGCCAGCAAATTTGCCGTGCAGGCCTATGCTGCACTGGTACTGGCGCGCCAGCAAAAAGCCCCGCTGGGGGCGTTGCGTGAAATCTGGGAGCGTCACGGACAGGCGGCTTCGGGTCTGCCGCTGATGCAGCTCGGTATGGCACTCAAACTGATGGGGGATGCCCCGCGCAGCCAGCAGGCGCTGGATCTGGCCCTTAAAACGCCGCGCAACGACAGCAGAAACTGGATGGCGGATTATGGCAGCCAGCTTCGCGATAACGCGCTGATGCTCTCCCTTCTGGAGGAGTACAAGCTGCTGCCGGATGCGCAAAATACGCTGCTGAATGCCCTGTCTGAACAGGCCTTCAGCCAGCGCTGGCTGTCAACACAGGAGAGTAACGCGCTGTTCCTGGCCGGACGTTCGCTGCAGACTTTGTCCGGAGCATGGCAGGCGGAAACCTCACTTTCGGGTACCGCATTGAGCGGTGACAAGGCGCTGGTGCAGAATATGAATGGCGATCAGCTTGGTGCGCTGCAGGTCACCAACACCGGCACGGCCCCGCTGTGGGTGCGTCTGGATAGCACCGGTTACCCGGACTCAGCCCCTCAGCCATCCTCGAATGTGCTGCAGATTGAACGCCATATTCTGGCAACCGACGGCAGTTCGAAATCGCTCTCTTCGCTGAAGAGCGGTGAGCTGGTGCTGGTATGGCTGGAAGTGAAAGCCAGCCAGAACGTGCCAGATGCGCTGGTGGTGGATCTCCTCCCGGCGGGTCTGGAGCTGGAGAACCAGAACCTGGCGAGCAGCAGCGCCAGCCTGCAGGACAGCGGCAGCGAAGTGCAGAACCTGCTTAGCCAGATGCAGCAGGCGGATATTCAGCATATGGAGTTCCGTGACGACCGCTTTGTGGCCGCCGTGCCGGTTAACGAAGGGCAACCGGTGACGCTGGTTTATCTGGCGCGCGCCGTGACGCCGGGAACGTATCAGGTACCGGTGCCGCTGGTGGAGTCCATGTATGTTCCGCAGTGGCGGGCAACGGGTGCGGCCAGTGGCCCGCTGATTGTTGTACCGTAATATGTCAGTTGCACGTCTGATACGCTCCCGCTGGCTGTGGCTGGCGGGGGCGCTTCTCATTTTAGGGGGGCTGATTGTCGCCGCCGACCGCCTCTGGCCGTTGCCGCTGAAAGAGGTTAACCCCGCCCGGGTGGTGGTGGATGAGAAGGGCACACCGCTCTGGCGTTTTGCCGACAACGACGGGATCTGGCGCTATCCGGTCACGATTGAAGAGGTCTCTCCCCGCTATCTTGAGGCCCTGATCCAGTATGAAGATCGCTGGTTCTGGGATCATCCAGGCGTGAATCCTTTCTCTGTGCTGCGCGCCGCCTGGCAGGATCTGACGTCCGGTAAGGTGGTCTCCGGCGGCAGCACGCTGACCATGCAGGTCGCGCGTCTGCTGGATCCGCATCCGCGCACCTTTGGCGGAAAAATTCGTCAGCTCTGGCGGGCGATGCAGCTTGAATGGCACCTCTCCAAACGCGAGATCCTCACGCTCTATCTTAACCGGGCCCCGTTTGGCGGCACGCTGCAGGGGATAGGTGCCGCAAGCTGGACCTACCTGGGGAAACCGCCGTCACAGCTCAGCTATTCCGAAGCGGCCCTGCTGGCGGTGTTACCCCAGGCCCCCAGCCGTTTACGTCCCGACCGCTGGCCGGCGCGCGCGGAAGCAGCGCGCAACAAAGTGCTCGATCGGATGGTGACACAGGGCGTCTGGTCAGCCCGACAGGTTAACGAATCCCGTGAGGAGCCGGTATGGCTGGCTCCCCGGCAGATGCCTCAGCTGGCGCCGCTCTTCGCACGCATGATGCTGGGGAAAAGCCGTGATACCAAAATTGTCACCACCCTGGATGCCCCCTTACAACGGCAGCTGGAAGAGCTGGCAAAGAACTGGAAATCCCGCCTGCCGGCGCGCAGTTCGCTGGCAATGATCGTTGTGGATCATACTACTATGAAGGTGCGCGGTTGGGTCGGTTCGGTGGATATTAATGATGACACCCGCTTTAGCCATGTGGATATGGTGAATGCGATCCGATCCCCGGGATCGGTACTGAAACCTTTTATCTACGGTATGGCGCTCGACGATGGTCTGATCCATCCCGCCTCGCTGCTTCAGGATGTCCCCAGGAAAACCGGTGATTATCGTCCCGGTAATTTTGACAGCGGATTTCATGGACCGGTGAGTATGAGCGAAGCGCTGGTGCGCTCTCTCAACCTGCCTGCCGTGCAGGTGCTGGAGGCCTACGGGCCAAAGCGTTTTGCAGGCATGCTGAGCAATGCAGGGTTGCCGCTTATTTTGCCTGCGGGCGCGCAGCCAAATCTGTCGCTGATCCTGGGCGGGGCAGGGGCGCGGCTGGCAGACATTACGGCTGCCTACAGCGCCTTTGCCCGGCACGGTAAAGCGGGAAGGCTGCGGTTACAGCCAGGTGATGCGCTGGTTGAGCGTCCGCTGTTGTCACCTGGCTCGGCCTGGATTATCCGCCGTATTCTGGCGAATGAGGCCCAACCGTTACCGGATAACGCACTGCCGCAGGTTGCGCCGCTGGCGTGGAAAACGGGCACCAGCTACGGCTATCGCGATGCCTGGGCCATTGGCCTGAATGCGCGTTACGTGATTGGCATCTGGACCGGAAGGCCGGACGGCACGCCCGTGGCCGGGCAGTTTGGTTTTGCCAGTGCCGTGCCGCTGTTAAATCAGGTGAATAACCTGCTTCAGTCGCGCTCAACGATAGACGAAGCGCGCCTGCCACGCGATCCGCGCCCGGAAAGCGTCGGGCGAGGCATGATCTGCTGGCCTGGCGGGCAGTCGTTGCCGGAGGGCAGTGAAAACTGCCGTCGACGCCTGTCGACCTGGCTGCTGGAAGGAAGTGAGCCGCCGACGCTGTTGCTGCCGGAGCAGGAGGGCATCCGCGGGATCCGTTTCCCGGTCTGGCTGGATAAAACTGGCAAACGCGTGGCGGCAGATTGCCCGGATGCCACAGAGAAGGTGCTGGATGTCTGGCCGTTACCGCTTGAGCCATGGCTGCCTGCCCCGGAGCGTCGTGCGGTCAGGGTGCCTCCCTCTTCAGCAACGTGTCCGCCGTTATCGCAGGATGCACCTGCACCGCTCATGTTGACTGGCGTGCGTGAGGGAGCCGTTATCAAACGGCTGCCCGGTGAGTCTCGCGTTTCGTTGCCGCTTCAGGCGACCGGTAACAGCGGTGAGCGCTGGTGGTTTTTAAACGGAGAGCCGCTGAGTGTGAAAGGAAGAATCTATACATTACAGCTTGATAAAGCGGGCGATTATCAGTTGCTGGTCATGGATGAAACGGGTCAGGTGGCGACGGTGAATTTTACGCTGCAGTAACGGTAAAAGCGGCCTCAGATGTGAGCTGTTGCTAAAACTCGTCTTATTTTAAAAAAATGTTACCCGAATCCATAGGCAATGGCGCCATTGCTCATTATAATCCGCGCCACACCATACTCAGGTATGCAAAACAACAGAACATTTTACAGAGGTTATCATGGCTATTGAACGTACTTTTTCCATCATCAAACCAAACGCGGTGGCAAAAAACGTTATTGGCAGCATCTTCGCGCGTTTCGAATCTGCAGGGTTCAAAATTGTTGGCACCAAAATGCTGCACCTGACCGTTGAGCAGGCGCGTGGTTTCTACGCTGAGCACGAAGGTCGCCCATTCTTTGACGGTCTGGTTGAGTTCATGACTTCCGGTCCGATCGTCGTATCCGTACTGGAAGGCGAAAATGCGGTACAGCGTCACCGTGACCTGCTGGGTGCAACCAACCCGGATAACGCGCTGGCTGGTACGCTGCGCGCTGATTACGCTGACAGCTTCACTGAGAACGGCACCCACGGTTCTGACTCTGTTGAATCTGCTGCGCGCGAAATCGCGTTCTTCTTCGCAGAAGGCGAAGTGTGTCCACGTACCCGTTAATTTAACGGTTTCGTTTACACATTATTTTCGTAAATGCCACGTGCAAACGTGGCATCCCTGCGCCAGACTTTGTACAATGCAACGCCCCGGACGAGCAGAACGCTTTCCGGGGCGTTTCTTTTCAACCCTCCATGGGCCATAACGTGTAACAACGAGGCCGGAAAATATTATGTCTGAATTAGTGAATACCTCCGAAGTCGCCACGCCTGCGGTTCCAAATAAAAATGGAAAAATCAACCTGCTGGATCTGAACCGTCAGCAGATGCGCGAGTTCTTTAAAGAGATGGGCGAGAAGCCGTTTCGTGCCGATCAGGTCATGAAATGGATGTACCACTATTGCAGCGACAACTTTGATGACATGACGGACATCAACAAAGTGCTGCGTAATAAGCTCAAAGAAGTGGCTGAAATCCGCGCACCGGAAGTGGTGGAAGAACAGCGCTCGTCAGATGGCACCATCAAATGGGCGATTGCCGTTGGCGATCAGCGCGTTGAAACTGTCTATATCCCGGAAGAGGATCGCGCCACGCTGTGCGTCTCTTCTCAGGTTGGGTGTGCGCTGGAGTGCAAATTCTGCTCTACCGCGCAGCAAGGTTTTAACCGCAACCTGCGTGTATCTGAAATCATTGGCCAGGTCTGGCGTGCCGCGAAAATCGTCGGCGCGGCGAAAGTGACCGGTACCCGGCCCATCACCAACGTGGTGATGATGGGGATGGGTGAACCGCTGCTGAACCTGACCAACGTGGTTCCGGCGATGGAAATCATGCTGGACGATTTCGGTTTTGGCCTCTCCAAGCGCCGCGTGACGCTCTCTACCTCCGGCGTGGTTCCGGCACTGGATAAGCTTGGCGACATGATTGACGTGGCGCTGGCGATCTCCCTCCATGCGCCAAACGACGAAATTCGTGACGAAATTGTGCCGATCAACAAAAAGTACAATATCGAAACCTTCCTTGCGGCGGTGCGTCGCTACCTGGAAAAATCCAACGCTAACCAGGGCCGCGTAACCATCGAGTACGTGATGCTCGATCACGTGAACGACGGTACCGAGCACGCGCATCAGCTGGCTGAACTGCTGAAAGACACGCCGTGCAAAATCAACCTGATCCCATGGAACCCGTTCCCGGGCGCGCCGTATGGCCGCAGTTCGAACAGCCGTATCGACCGTTTCTCGAAAGTGTTGATGGAGTACGGATTCACCACCATCGTGCGTAAAACCCGTGGTGATGATATCGATGCCGCATGCGGACAGCTGGCGGGTGATGTGATTGACCGAACCAAACGTACCTTGCGTAAACGCATGCAGGGCGAGACGATTGCGGTCAAAGCTGTTTGATTATTATGCAATCACGGCGCATTATTGCGCCGTGAAGCATAATCTTACTGAATAATCAGTCAGATTCGTGATGGCTGAGTAATAATTACGGTGCGTTTCATACGACTTTCGGGCAGTATGTAACGACGTAACAACAGTTTAGCTTCACGGGCAGGGCTGCACTGTCATCTCCGGGCTGACAGTCTTATACTGACTGTTCAAGGTTAACTGACCAGAAGTTTCGCGGTGCGGGTGGCATTGTGACTCACCGGCACCTGAACCCTTATTTTTCACGTACCAGTAGTTGTAGCGAATGAATACTGAAGCCACTCACGACCAACATGAAGCACTCTCCACTGGCGTTCGTCTTCGCAACGCCCGTGAACAACTCGGACTCAGCCAGCAAGCCGTTGCAGAACGCTTGTGCCTGAAGGTTTCCACGGTTCGCGATATTGAAGAAGATAAGGCGCCTGCCGATCTGGCTTCAACGTTCTTGCGCGGGTATATCCGCTCTTACGCAAAACTGGTGCATATCCCCGAAGACGAATTACTGCCGATGATGGAGAAGCAGGCACCGGTGCGTGCAGCAAAAGTTGCGCCGATGCAAACTTTCTCCCTGGGGAAACGTCGTAAAAAACGTGATGGCTGGCTGATGAGCTTTACCTGGCTGGTGCTGTTTGTGGTTGTCGGCCTGACCGGCGCGTGGTGGTGGCAAAACCACAAGGCGCAGCAGGAAGAGATCACCACAATGGCCGATCAATCCTCCGCGGAACTTAACCAGGCTGGAAACGGCAACGCGCAGAGCGTTCCACTGAGCACCGACGGCGCGGCAACGACCAGCGAACCACAAACCACGACGACTGATACGCCAGCAACGGACGCGACGCAGGCTCCAGCAGCAACGGCCAACACGCCAGCGCCTCAGACTCAGGCTCCGACTCAGGATCAAAACGCGGTGGTTGCACCGTCTCAGGCTCCTGTGGATACCGCAACGAATGCACCGGCGGCCAACAGCACGGTACCACTGCCGACTGACCAGGCGGGCGTGGCAACGCCGGCGGCGGATCCAAATGCGCTGGTGATGAATTTCACTGCTGACTGCTGGTTAGAAGTCACTGACGCAACAGGTAAAAAACTGTTCAGCGGTCTGCAGCGTAAAGATGGCACGTTAAACCTAACCGGCCAGGCTCCGTATAAACTTAAAATCGGCGCTCCGGCAGCGGTACAGATCCAGTATCAAGGAAAACCTGTCGATCTGAGCCGCTTTATCAGAACTAACCAGGTTGCACGTCTTACCGTTAATGCCGAACAATCAGCAGCACAGTAACAGACGGGCTACGCGGGAGATTTTTCATGCATAACCAGGCTCCGATTCAACGTAGAAAATCGAAACGGATTTACGTTGGGAATGTGCCAATCGGCGATGGTGCCCCTATCGCCGTCCAGTCGATGACCAATACGCGCACCACGGACGTGGAAGCGACGGTCAACCAAATCAAAGCATTAGAACGCGTAGGCGCGGACATCGTTCGCGTCTCCGTGCCGACAATGGACGCCGCTGAGGCGTTCAAACTGATCAAACAGCAGGTCAGTGTTCCGCTGGTAGCAGATATCCACTTCGACTACCGCATTGCGCTGAAAGTCGCCGAATACGGCGTCGACTGCCTGCGTATTAACCCAGGCAACATCGGTAACGAAGAGCGTATCCGCATGGTGGTGGACTGCGCCCGTGATAAGAACATCCCCATCCGTATCGGCGTGAACGCCGGTTCACTGGAAAAAGATCTGCAGGAAAAGTACGGCGAACCCACGCCGCAGGCGCTGCTTGAATCCGCAATGCGTCACGTTGATCACCTGGATCGTCTTAACTTCGATCAGTTCAAAGTCAGCGTAAAAGCCTCCGACGTCTTCCTGGCGGTAGAGTCTTATCGTCTGCTGGCAAAACAGATCGATCAGCCTTTGCACCTCGGGATCACCGAAGCGGGTGGCCTGCGCAGTGGCTCCGTCAAGTCAGCCATCGGCCTGGGTCTGCTGCTCTCGGAAGGGATCGGCGATACCCTGCGCGTTTCGCTGGCGGCCGATCCGGTCGAAGAGATCAAAGTCGGCTTCGACATTCTGAAATCGCTGCGTATCCGTGCGCGTGGGATCAACTTCATCGCCTGCCCAACCTGTTCACGTCAGGAGTTTGACGTCATCGGAACCGTGAATGCCCTGGAGCAGCGTCTTGAAGACATCATCACCCCAATGGACGTCTCCATCATCGGTTGTGTGGTGAATGGCCCGGGTGAAGCGCTGGTGTCAACGCTGGGCGTCACCGGCGGTAACAAGAAAAGTGGTCTCTATGAAGATGGCGTTCGTAAAGATCGTCTGGATAATAGTGATATGATCGACCAGCTTGAAGCGCGCATTCGTGCCAAAGCGTCGATGATGGACGAAGCGCAGCGCATCAGCGTTCAGCAGGTTGAAAAATAACGTGATGGGAAGCGAAGTGCTTCCCATGTATGATTGAACCCATTCTTTGGGTTCTTTTTTGTATATAGAAAGAGAATAAACGTGGCAAAAAACATTCAAGCCATCCGCGGCATGAACGATTATCTGCCTGGCGAAACCGCCATCTGGCAGCGCATTGAAGGCACACTGAAGCAGGTGCTCGGCAGCTACGGTTACAGCGAAATCCGTTTGCCGATTGTAGAGCAGACCCCGTTATTCAAACGCGCGATCGGTGAAGTGACCGACGTGGTTGAAAAAGAGATGTATACCTTTGAGGACCGCAACGGCGACAGCCTGACGCTGCGTCCGGAAGGTACGGCGGGCTGTGTACGCGCCGGCATCGAACATGGTCTCCTGTACAATCAGGAGCAGCGCCTGTGGTATATCGGCCCGATGTTCCGCCACGAACGTCCACAGAAAGGTCGTTATCGCCAGTTCAATCAGCTGGGTGTAGAGGTGTTTGGTCTGCAAGGACCCGACATTGACGCTGAGCTGATTATGCTGACCGCCCGCTGGTGGCGCGCGCTGGGTATCTCTGAGCATGTTTCACTGGAGCTGAACTCTATCGGTTCTCTGGAAGCACGTGCGAATTACCGCGACGCGCTGGTGGCGTTCCTGGAGCAGCACAAAGAGAAGCTGGACGAAGACTGCAAACGTCGCATGTACAGCAACCCGCTGCGCGTGCTTGATTCCAAAAACCCGGATGTGCAGGCGCTGCTGAATGACGCCCCTGCATTGGGCGACTATCTGGACGACGATTCTCGCGAACACTTTGCCGGTCTGTGCAAACTGCTCGAAGCGGCAGGCATTGCCTATACCGTTAATCAGCGCCTGGTACGCGGTCTGGACTACTATAACCGTACCGTGTTTGAGTGGGTTACCACCAGCCTCGGTTCGCAGGGCACCGTGTGTGCTGGCGGCCGTTATGACGGTCTGGTTGAGCAACTTGGCGGTCGTGCCGCGCCTGCGGTTGGCTTCGCGATGGGCCTTGAGCGACTTGTTTTGCTGGTTCAGGCAGTTAATCCGGAATTTAAAGCAGATTCTGTTGTCGATATATACCTGGTGGCCTCAGGCGCGGAAACGCAGTCTGCGGCAATGCAGCTTGCCGAACGCGTGCGTGATGCACTGCCGGACGTGAAGCTGATGACCAACCATGGCGGCGGCAACTTCAAAAAACAGTTTGCTCGTGCCGATAAGTGGGGCGCAAGTATCGCACTGGTGCTGGGTGAGTCCGAAGTGGCTAACGGCGAAGTGGTGGTGAAAGACCTGCGCTCTGGTGAGCAGACAACGGTAACGCAGGACGGCGTTGCGGCGCACTTGCGCACTCTATTGGGCTAAGGAGAAGGACGGCGTGGAAATTTACGAGAACGAACACGACCAGGTCGACGCGATCAAACGCTTCTTTGCTGAAAACGGCAAAGCGCTGGTTGTTGGGGTTATTTTAGGTGTGGGTGCGTTGATTGGCTGGCGCTACTGGAACAATCATCAGGCGGATTCCGCGCGCGGCGCGTCTCTGTCTTATGAAAATACCGTAAGCGCAATTCGTGCCGATCAGCCACAAACGCTGACGGCTGCGGAGAAATTTGCCGCTGACAATAAAAACACCTACGGTGCGCTGGCCGCGCTGGAAGTGGCTCAGCAGTACATTGATAAGAACGAACTGGATAAAGCGGCTGCCCAGCTGTCGCAGGGGCTTGCGGCCGCCAGCGATGACAACCTGAAAGCGGTTATCAATCTGCGCCTGGCCCGTATCCAGGTTCAGCAGAAAAAAGCTGACGAAGCGCTGAAAACGCTCGATACCATCAAAGGCGAAGGTTTTGCTGCCATTGTTGCCGATCTGCGCGGTGAAGCACTGCTGAGCAAAGGTGATAAAGCGGGCGCGCGTAAAGCGTGGCAAGCTGGTGTGGATAGCAAAGCGTCACCTGCGCTGAGCGAAATGATGCAGATGAAAATAAATAATTTGTCCG
This region of Enterobacter cloacae complex sp. R_G8 genomic DNA includes:
- the pbpC gene encoding peptidoglycan glycosyltransferase PbpC (penicillin-binding protein 1C) — its product is MSVARLIRSRWLWLAGALLILGGLIVAADRLWPLPLKEVNPARVVVDEKGTPLWRFADNDGIWRYPVTIEEVSPRYLEALIQYEDRWFWDHPGVNPFSVLRAAWQDLTSGKVVSGGSTLTMQVARLLDPHPRTFGGKIRQLWRAMQLEWHLSKREILTLYLNRAPFGGTLQGIGAASWTYLGKPPSQLSYSEAALLAVLPQAPSRLRPDRWPARAEAARNKVLDRMVTQGVWSARQVNESREEPVWLAPRQMPQLAPLFARMMLGKSRDTKIVTTLDAPLQRQLEELAKNWKSRLPARSSLAMIVVDHTTMKVRGWVGSVDINDDTRFSHVDMVNAIRSPGSVLKPFIYGMALDDGLIHPASLLQDVPRKTGDYRPGNFDSGFHGPVSMSEALVRSLNLPAVQVLEAYGPKRFAGMLSNAGLPLILPAGAQPNLSLILGGAGARLADITAAYSAFARHGKAGRLRLQPGDALVERPLLSPGSAWIIRRILANEAQPLPDNALPQVAPLAWKTGTSYGYRDAWAIGLNARYVIGIWTGRPDGTPVAGQFGFASAVPLLNQVNNLLQSRSTIDEARLPRDPRPESVGRGMICWPGGQSLPEGSENCRRRLSTWLLEGSEPPTLLLPEQEGIRGIRFPVWLDKTGKRVAADCPDATEKVLDVWPLPLEPWLPAPERRAVRVPPSSATCPPLSQDAPAPLMLTGVREGAVIKRLPGESRVSLPLQATGNSGERWWFLNGEPLSVKGRIYTLQLDKAGDYQLLVMDETGQVATVNFTLQ
- the ndk gene encoding nucleoside-diphosphate kinase codes for the protein MAIERTFSIIKPNAVAKNVIGSIFARFESAGFKIVGTKMLHLTVEQARGFYAEHEGRPFFDGLVEFMTSGPIVVSVLEGENAVQRHRDLLGATNPDNALAGTLRADYADSFTENGTHGSDSVESAAREIAFFFAEGEVCPRTR
- a CDS encoding bifunctional tRNA (adenosine(37)-C2)-methyltransferase TrmG/ribosomal RNA large subunit methyltransferase RlmN produces the protein MSELVNTSEVATPAVPNKNGKINLLDLNRQQMREFFKEMGEKPFRADQVMKWMYHYCSDNFDDMTDINKVLRNKLKEVAEIRAPEVVEEQRSSDGTIKWAIAVGDQRVETVYIPEEDRATLCVSSQVGCALECKFCSTAQQGFNRNLRVSEIIGQVWRAAKIVGAAKVTGTRPITNVVMMGMGEPLLNLTNVVPAMEIMLDDFGFGLSKRRVTLSTSGVVPALDKLGDMIDVALAISLHAPNDEIRDEIVPINKKYNIETFLAAVRRYLEKSNANQGRVTIEYVMLDHVNDGTEHAHQLAELLKDTPCKINLIPWNPFPGAPYGRSSNSRIDRFSKVLMEYGFTTIVRKTRGDDIDAACGQLAGDVIDRTKRTLRKRMQGETIAVKAV
- the rodZ gene encoding cytoskeleton protein RodZ, giving the protein MNTEATHDQHEALSTGVRLRNAREQLGLSQQAVAERLCLKVSTVRDIEEDKAPADLASTFLRGYIRSYAKLVHIPEDELLPMMEKQAPVRAAKVAPMQTFSLGKRRKKRDGWLMSFTWLVLFVVVGLTGAWWWQNHKAQQEEITTMADQSSAELNQAGNGNAQSVPLSTDGAATTSEPQTTTTDTPATDATQAPAATANTPAPQTQAPTQDQNAVVAPSQAPVDTATNAPAANSTVPLPTDQAGVATPAADPNALVMNFTADCWLEVTDATGKKLFSGLQRKDGTLNLTGQAPYKLKIGAPAAVQIQYQGKPVDLSRFIRTNQVARLTVNAEQSAAQ
- the ispG gene encoding flavodoxin-dependent (E)-4-hydroxy-3-methylbut-2-enyl-diphosphate synthase, which gives rise to MHNQAPIQRRKSKRIYVGNVPIGDGAPIAVQSMTNTRTTDVEATVNQIKALERVGADIVRVSVPTMDAAEAFKLIKQQVSVPLVADIHFDYRIALKVAEYGVDCLRINPGNIGNEERIRMVVDCARDKNIPIRIGVNAGSLEKDLQEKYGEPTPQALLESAMRHVDHLDRLNFDQFKVSVKASDVFLAVESYRLLAKQIDQPLHLGITEAGGLRSGSVKSAIGLGLLLSEGIGDTLRVSLAADPVEEIKVGFDILKSLRIRARGINFIACPTCSRQEFDVIGTVNALEQRLEDIITPMDVSIIGCVVNGPGEALVSTLGVTGGNKKSGLYEDGVRKDRLDNSDMIDQLEARIRAKASMMDEAQRISVQQVEK
- the hisS gene encoding histidine--tRNA ligase; protein product: MAKNIQAIRGMNDYLPGETAIWQRIEGTLKQVLGSYGYSEIRLPIVEQTPLFKRAIGEVTDVVEKEMYTFEDRNGDSLTLRPEGTAGCVRAGIEHGLLYNQEQRLWYIGPMFRHERPQKGRYRQFNQLGVEVFGLQGPDIDAELIMLTARWWRALGISEHVSLELNSIGSLEARANYRDALVAFLEQHKEKLDEDCKRRMYSNPLRVLDSKNPDVQALLNDAPALGDYLDDDSREHFAGLCKLLEAAGIAYTVNQRLVRGLDYYNRTVFEWVTTSLGSQGTVCAGGRYDGLVEQLGGRAAPAVGFAMGLERLVLLVQAVNPEFKADSVVDIYLVASGAETQSAAMQLAERVRDALPDVKLMTNHGGGNFKKQFARADKWGASIALVLGESEVANGEVVVKDLRSGEQTTVTQDGVAAHLRTLLG
- a CDS encoding YfgM family protein, producing MEIYENEHDQVDAIKRFFAENGKALVVGVILGVGALIGWRYWNNHQADSARGASLSYENTVSAIRADQPQTLTAAEKFAADNKNTYGALAALEVAQQYIDKNELDKAAAQLSQGLAAASDDNLKAVINLRLARIQVQQKKADEALKTLDTIKGEGFAAIVADLRGEALLSKGDKAGARKAWQAGVDSKASPALSEMMQMKINNLSV